Below is a genomic region from Candidatus Methylomirabilota bacterium.
CCTGCCATCTGAGTGCGGGTAAAGGGCCTGGATCCTTGCCACCGTGAGTTACTGATACAATGATGGCAAGAAAATCCTCGCAGCGCCGCATTGCCACTAGTCGGACCGGATTCATTAGGTGGCTGGAATGCGACTATACCCAAGTATATTATACCGTGGATTTCAACGCTGGAACGAGCAATCAAGTAGGGGAGAGCCGGCCAGATCATGGCGTACGAGAAAGAACGTCGCGTGGCTGTGGAAGCCGTCCTCAAAGCGTGCCGCCTATGCCAGGTAGTGCGAGAGGCCCTCGTCTCTGAAGAGACCATGGCCAAAGAAGACAGGTCACCGGTGACGGTCGCCGACTTCGGCTCGCAGGCCGTGATCAGTTTAGATTTACTGAGAGCCTTTCCCGACGACCCGGTCGCGGCAGAGGAAGATGCCGCTGACCTGCGGACCCCGGCCGGATCGGCGCTCAGGGCTAAGGTCACTCAGCACGTCAGCACCATAGTTCCGGGACTGAGCGATGAAGAGATTCTAGCCAGCATCGACCGTGGCACCTGGGCGGGTGGACCCACGAGACGCTATTGGGTCCTTGATCCCATCGATGGGACCAAGGGATTTCTGCGGGGCGACCAATATGCCGTTGCCCTGGCGCTGATTGAAGAGGGGCAGATCGTTCTCGGTATACTCGGCTGCCCGAACCTCCCAATCGATGCTAGCCGTTCTACCGGGCCCAAGGGCAGCCTCTTCATTGCCCTCAAGGGCGGGGGTGCCACGGTGCGGCGATTTGACGACCCGTCCGAGACAAGGATCGGGGTGACGGAGATTGCCGATCCGGCGCAGGCGGTCTACTGCGAGTCTTTCGAAGACTCTCATTCCTCGCACAACAGTACGGCACGCATTGCAGCGATCCTCGGTGTAACGGCTCCGCCGCTGCGGATCGACAGCCAGTGCAAGTATGGGGTGGTCGCCCGCGGCGACGTCTCGATCTATCTTCGGCTCCCCCCCCGCGCCACCTACGAGGATAAGATCTGGGATCACGCTGCGGGATCTATTGTTTTAAAGGAGGCCGGAGGTGAGGTGACCGATGTCTATGGCCGACCACTCGACTTCTCGCTGGGTCGGACACTCCGCGAAACCGTAGGCATCCTCGCAACCAATGGCAAGCTCCATACTCGGGTTCTCGCCGCTGTGCGACAGGCTCTGGAATCTGACTGACGTCGGATCCTCTTGCGAGCGATCCCTGAGCATCCTTTCCGGACACGGATCAGCAGAAGTCTCACCATCAACGCACAACGATCTCCCCATTTCCGCCTCGCCTGACGGCCGCTCAGCATTTTCCGCTTGACAGGGTAAGACGGGCAGGGGTAACGTCCAGCCCACTGAGTGGCCTGATGGTTGACAAGTCCTCTCCCCATGCTGAAACCCGTCGAAAAGAAGTTCCGTAATTGCACTGGTGGTTAGCAAGATCCGGCAATTTATTGTCAAGAGCCGCCTGAAAGATGGGAGCCGCCTTCCCTCCGAGCATGAGTTCTGCCGCCGGCTCCAGGTAAGCCGCCCCACGGTGCGAGAGGCCCTGAACGTATTGGAAACACTGGGATTGGTCGAAAAGATCCCTGGACGGGGGCCTTCGTCCGACGCCGCCCCCGACCGTACAGGGCTGGTGGTCACCCTTACACCGCAGATGAAATTGCCGAGGCGAGCCTTTTAGCCCATGAGGTTCGACTGATCGACGAGACACGCTGTGCGTACCTGGCGGCCCAACGGGCTGATGAAAACGACCTCTGGCACCTCGAGATGGCCTTACAGAAACTGACAAAGGCGCTGAGAGCGAGGGAGACTCCCACGGCGGTTCTGGCGGACATCGAGTTCCACAGTATTATTGCCCGCTCGACGAAGAATTCGGCGCTGTTGACGCTGATTGCTACGATCGAACCGATCATCACGGAAAACCGCCGGAACACGATTCAGTCCTTTGACAGCGAGGCCCTGGCGATTCCCCATCTCAAAATCTACGAAGCGATCAAGCGGCAGGATCCGGACGGGGCTGCCTTGGCGATGGAGCGGCATTTACAAGAGCTCATGGAGTTTATCTTTCCCGCAGACGTGGCCTGATTGCGTATGCGCCTCCAGACGGGACTGGGGGACAGCCTTGCGACTTCTCACGCTGCGCAGGGCTGGGGGTAAGGCACTCAACACCATGGAGAGGAGGAGGTTATGGATCGACGAACGTTCCTGAAATCGGCGGGAGTTGGAGCGGCGGCAACGGCCTTGGCCGCCCCGAATGTCTGGGCCAAACCGAAGTCGTATCGGTGGAAGATGGTAACCACCTGGCCGCCTGGACTCCCCTTTTACCAGGTTGGCTCTGGCAGTGCCGAATGGATGGCCAAGCGTATCGGAGAAATGAGTGGCGGACGGCTCAAGATCCGCGTGTATGCCGCGAAAGAGCTTGTCCCGGCCTTCGGGGGTTTCGATGCTGTCTCCCAGGGGACGGTAGAGATGAACCACGGTGTGGCCTATTACTGGGCAGGGAAAACCTTTGCCGCCCAGTACTTTGGGACGATTCCCTTCGGGATGAATCCTGCAGGTGCCAACGGCTGGTATTATGAAGGTGGCGGGATCCCGCTCTGGGAAGAGACCTACAAGGACTTCGGTCTTGTTCCCATGCCGTGTGGGAATAGCGGGATTCAGATGACCGGATGGTTCAACAAGGAAATCAACAGCATCAAGGATCTCAAAGGTCTCAAGATGCGAATCCCGGGACTGGCCGGCAAAGTCCTGGCGGCACTGGGGGTCAACGTGATCCTCCTCCCCGGAGGTGAGATCTTTCCGGCCCTCGAGCGCGGTGTGATCG
It encodes:
- a CDS encoding 3'(2'),5'-bisphosphate nucleotidase, producing MAYEKERRVAVEAVLKACRLCQVVREALVSEETMAKEDRSPVTVADFGSQAVISLDLLRAFPDDPVAAEEDAADLRTPAGSALRAKVTQHVSTIVPGLSDEEILASIDRGTWAGGPTRRYWVLDPIDGTKGFLRGDQYAVALALIEEGQIVLGILGCPNLPIDASRSTGPKGSLFIALKGGGATVRRFDDPSETRIGVTEIADPAQAVYCESFEDSHSSHNSTARIAAILGVTAPPLRIDSQCKYGVVARGDVSIYLRLPPRATYEDKIWDHAAGSIVLKEAGGEVTDVYGRPLDFSLGRTLRETVGILATNGKLHTRVLAAVRQALESD
- a CDS encoding winged helix-turn-helix domain-containing protein encodes the protein MVSKIRQFIVKSRLKDGSRLPSEHEFCRRLQVSRPTVREALNVLETLGLVEKIPGRGPSSDAAPDRTGLVVTLTPQMKLPRRAF
- a CDS encoding FCD domain-containing protein, producing the protein MDETRCAYLAAQRADENDLWHLEMALQKLTKALRARETPTAVLADIEFHSIIARSTKNSALLTLIATIEPIITENRRNTIQSFDSEALAIPHLKIYEAIKRQDPDGAALAMERHLQELMEFIFPADVA
- a CDS encoding TRAP transporter substrate-binding protein, which translates into the protein MDRRTFLKSAGVGAAATALAAPNVWAKPKSYRWKMVTTWPPGLPFYQVGSGSAEWMAKRIGEMSGGRLKIRVYAAKELVPAFGGFDAVSQGTVEMNHGVAYYWAGKTFAAQYFGTIPFGMNPAGANGWYYEGGGIPLWEETYKDFGLVPMPCGNSGIQMTGWFNKEINSIKDLKGLKMRIPGLAGKVLAALGVNVILLPGGEIFPALERGVIDAAEWVGPYQDRRLGLYQAAKYYYHSGWHEPSTTSELIINKKAWNSLEKDLQAIVRAAATEANLRSTSWAEANNAGALDDMIRNKGVKLRLLPKDVIEKLRVTTAEVLAEANKDPQSRKVYASYQRFQDNWREWAGISEGTYHEYIRGKK